One genomic window of Arachis stenosperma cultivar V10309 chromosome 10, arast.V10309.gnm1.PFL2, whole genome shotgun sequence includes the following:
- the LOC130954604 gene encoding uncharacterized protein LOC130954604 isoform X1, producing MADDLSSIAKDVFLVKGLKNTTLIWRMVVLTLAMVCGVYICSICLKQIGIGTASKIGFLDIKIVDKPCPEPNIEPWEIPYVHYPNPKTYSREECACSPVRYFAILSMQRSGSGWFETFLNSHANISSNGEIFSVKARRSNMSTITETLDTIYNLDWVSSASKNECTAAVGLKWMLNQGLMQNHEQIAEYFRIHGVSVIFLFRRNLLRRMISVIANEYDRSAKTLNGTHKSHVHSPKEAEILAQYKPKLNSSILIQNLKQVSETTKKALEYFKSTRHILVYYEDVVKNRTKLMDVQDFLKVPRMELKTRQVKIHKGTLSSQVENWNDVEKALTGTPFENFLHEDYRR from the exons ATGGCCGATGATCTATCTTCCATCGCCAAG GATGTTTTCCTTGTAAAGGGTTTGAAAAATACTACTTTGATATGGAGGATGGTCGTGTTGACCCTTGCTATGGTCTGTGGTGTGTATATATGTTCTATTTGTCTAAAGCAAATAGGCATAGGCACCGCCAGCAAGATTGGATTTTTAGATATCAAGATTGTTGACAAGCCGTGCCCGGAACCTAACATTGAACCTTGGGAGATTCCTTATGTTCACTACCCGAATCCCAAAACTTACAGCAG GGAGGAATGCGCTTGCAGCCCTGTGCGGTATTTCGCTATTCTGTCGATGCAGAGATCTGGGAGTGGATGGTTCGAGACATTTTTAAACAGTCATGCTAACATAAGCTCAAATGGGGAAATATTTTCAGTTAAGGCGAGGAGGAGTAATATGTCCACAATAACAGAGACGCTGGATACCATTTATAATCTAGACTGGGTCAGTAGCGCTTCAAAAAACGAGTGCACAGCTGCTGTTGGCTTGAAGTGGATGCTTAATCAG GGATTGATGCAGAATCATGAACAAATTGCTGAGTACTTCAGAATACATGGTGTTTCAGTCATATTTCTTTTCAGAAGGAATCTTTTGCGCCGGATGATTTCTGTAATTGCAAATGAGTACGATCGGAGTGCTAAGACATTAAATGGAACTCATAAATCCCATGTTCATTCGCCCAAGGag GCCGAAATACTTGCACAATACAAACCCAAACTCAATTCATCAATATTGATACAAAATTTGAAGCAAGTAAGCGAAACCACCAAGAAGGCTCTGGAGTATTTCAAGAGCACCAGACACATTCTCGTATATTACGAAGATGTTGTCAAGAACCGGACC AAATTAATGGATGTTCAGGATTTTCTGAAGGTTCCTCGCATGGAACTAAAGACACGTCAGGTTAAGATACATAAAGGAACCTTATCCAGCCAAGTCGAAAATTGGAACGATGTAGAGAAGGCACTCACCGGAACACCATTCGAGAATTTCCTCCATGAAGATTACCGTAGATAA
- the LOC130954604 gene encoding uncharacterized protein LOC130954604 isoform X2 produces the protein MADDLSSIAKGLKNTTLIWRMVVLTLAMVCGVYICSICLKQIGIGTASKIGFLDIKIVDKPCPEPNIEPWEIPYVHYPNPKTYSREECACSPVRYFAILSMQRSGSGWFETFLNSHANISSNGEIFSVKARRSNMSTITETLDTIYNLDWVSSASKNECTAAVGLKWMLNQGLMQNHEQIAEYFRIHGVSVIFLFRRNLLRRMISVIANEYDRSAKTLNGTHKSHVHSPKEAEILAQYKPKLNSSILIQNLKQVSETTKKALEYFKSTRHILVYYEDVVKNRTKLMDVQDFLKVPRMELKTRQVKIHKGTLSSQVENWNDVEKALTGTPFENFLHEDYRR, from the exons ATGGCCGATGATCTATCTTCCATCGCCAAG GGTTTGAAAAATACTACTTTGATATGGAGGATGGTCGTGTTGACCCTTGCTATGGTCTGTGGTGTGTATATATGTTCTATTTGTCTAAAGCAAATAGGCATAGGCACCGCCAGCAAGATTGGATTTTTAGATATCAAGATTGTTGACAAGCCGTGCCCGGAACCTAACATTGAACCTTGGGAGATTCCTTATGTTCACTACCCGAATCCCAAAACTTACAGCAG GGAGGAATGCGCTTGCAGCCCTGTGCGGTATTTCGCTATTCTGTCGATGCAGAGATCTGGGAGTGGATGGTTCGAGACATTTTTAAACAGTCATGCTAACATAAGCTCAAATGGGGAAATATTTTCAGTTAAGGCGAGGAGGAGTAATATGTCCACAATAACAGAGACGCTGGATACCATTTATAATCTAGACTGGGTCAGTAGCGCTTCAAAAAACGAGTGCACAGCTGCTGTTGGCTTGAAGTGGATGCTTAATCAG GGATTGATGCAGAATCATGAACAAATTGCTGAGTACTTCAGAATACATGGTGTTTCAGTCATATTTCTTTTCAGAAGGAATCTTTTGCGCCGGATGATTTCTGTAATTGCAAATGAGTACGATCGGAGTGCTAAGACATTAAATGGAACTCATAAATCCCATGTTCATTCGCCCAAGGag GCCGAAATACTTGCACAATACAAACCCAAACTCAATTCATCAATATTGATACAAAATTTGAAGCAAGTAAGCGAAACCACCAAGAAGGCTCTGGAGTATTTCAAGAGCACCAGACACATTCTCGTATATTACGAAGATGTTGTCAAGAACCGGACC AAATTAATGGATGTTCAGGATTTTCTGAAGGTTCCTCGCATGGAACTAAAGACACGTCAGGTTAAGATACATAAAGGAACCTTATCCAGCCAAGTCGAAAATTGGAACGATGTAGAGAAGGCACTCACCGGAACACCATTCGAGAATTTCCTCCATGAAGATTACCGTAGATAA